Genomic DNA from Deltaproteobacteria bacterium:
TCAAGGCACGCGCTCTGTCCGCGAACATCAAAACAAACAAATCAACGGTGGCCTGCGGGTCTCGCGAGTAGCGCTGTATTTCCGGAAATTTTATCAAATCAGGGTCATGCATACGGAGTACCCTTTCGGAAGGATCTTTTTTCGAAACTTCTTTCGCGAGTTCAGCCAAATCACCGCCCAATGTCAACAATGTTTCCCCATTTTCCACTCCTTCCACCCACTTTTCCGGAATCGCGTGAAGACCATACAAAGCCCCCGCGATGCCGCCCGCGATTGCGGCCAGACTGTCGGAATCTCCGTTGGTATTCGCGGCTCTCAAAACAGCCTCTTCAAAATTGGGTGTTGACAAGACGGCATACAAAGCCCCCGCCACCGCCTCTTCCGCAACCCACCCCCCACCCAACAACGCGAAGGCTTCATCCGGAGGCAGGGTCAATGCCTGAGGAATTTTTTCAAGCGCGTTTATCGCTTCTTTGCCACTGGCCGGAAGGTAGTTTGCCACAGTACCCAGAGCCGTTCGTTTAAACTCTTCTGGATTCGCGGATTGTAAAGCATGAGCAACAAGTCGCGCACCCACAATTGCCGCCGCGTAAGCCGTTGGATGCCAATGGGTTAGAATGGCTGAAAACAGGGCGACTTCGTCCAGTTTTTCCGGCTGTTGATGATAGACAATACCGATGGGTGCCACACGCATAGCCGCACCGCAACCTTTTGAATTTTCAGTTCCCGATTCATACCACGGTATTCCACGCTTCAATTGGTTACAGCCATTGAGGCATGCGTTTCCGGGGGCACGATTGTTATCGGGAGAATCCAGCCATTCGACAAAACGCCTTGAAAAAGCCCCGGCTAAATCGCCTTGATATCCCGCCTCTGTGTCGAGAAGGGCGTTGGCAACAGCAAGGGTCATTTGAGTATCGTCCGTGTAGGTACCGCCAATAAACCGTGTCTCACCAGACGGGCTTTTAACTAAAACAAAATCCCGAACCCCCTGCGCTCCATAACGCTCTCTAATTTGTTCCAGATTTAAAAATTCCGTAGGATGTCCCAGCGCATCTCCAATCGCTCCGCCTATCACGCTACCTTTCACTCGTTCTTCAAAACTCAGCGGAGGGATTACTGCGCGAGGTGCTTTATGAACTAAAGTTTTTTCAACGGCAGGAGTTGTTGAGACTGTTGAGGCTGTAGAAGCTGTCGGGGTGCGTCTCATCCAGAGTTTCCCCAGTTGTTCTCGTACAGCGGCCAACGAGGCGAATCGTTGTAATTTGGAAGGACGGATTCCTTTATATTGCGCGATGGAAAACCCTGCCGCAATTTGGCGCAACAGCCGGCGTTGCTCTACGGAATCGTGGCGGGCAACGGCTTCTCTATAATTTTGAATTTGTCCGGAAAAAGTATTCGCCTTGGGACCCAAATTCATGATCGAGAGAGCTGTTTGTATCTCTTCCAAGGCTGTTACAGTATTGCCTTCCCAGCCCCTTTCAATGGCCCCGACAAAAGCGCTAAAGCTTTCCAGCTCTGAGCCACTTATAACGGTAAATGAAGTGATCGGTCCCATTCTCTATAGTTATCGTCAATTTCCCATAAAAGTTGCTCCCCTTTATAGGAATAATTTTCATTTACAATAATCATATTTATTTTATACTTATGTAAATGAAATTTGATCAACTCGTCCATGTTGCAGGAAACCTTCCTTTTTTTGATCTCCCTGCCCTCACTCAAGCATCGGGAGAACCAAAAAAACATCTTTTAACCCAACTCTCACAATGGAA
This window encodes:
- a CDS encoding ADP-ribosylglycohydrolase family protein is translated as MGPITSFTVISGSELESFSAFVGAIERGWEGNTVTALEEIQTALSIMNLGPKANTFSGQIQNYREAVARHDSVEQRRLLRQIAAGFSIAQYKGIRPSKLQRFASLAAVREQLGKLWMRRTPTASTASTVSTTPAVEKTLVHKAPRAVIPPLSFEERVKGSVIGGAIGDALGHPTEFLNLEQIRERYGAQGVRDFVLVKSPSGETRFIGGTYTDDTQMTLAVANALLDTEAGYQGDLAGAFSRRFVEWLDSPDNNRAPGNACLNGCNQLKRGIPWYESGTENSKGCGAAMRVAPIGIVYHQQPEKLDEVALFSAILTHWHPTAYAAAIVGARLVAHALQSANPEEFKRTALGTVANYLPASGKEAINALEKIPQALTLPPDEAFALLGGGWVAEEAVAGALYAVLSTPNFEEAVLRAANTNGDSDSLAAIAGGIAGALYGLHAIPEKWVEGVENGETLLTLGGDLAELAKEVSKKDPSERVLRMHDPDLIKFPEIQRYSRDPQATVDLFVLMFADRARALMPFFNHDIWMDTRATDDDKVRISRRYRDRLIQSGQRHESEIVP